In one window of Azotobacter salinestris DNA:
- a CDS encoding class I SAM-dependent methyltransferase: MTEPRAFKDHFSAAAAGYAAHRPRYPAALIDHLAGLAPATACALDCGCGTGQLSVPLAGRFARVVATDASAAQIANAEPHPGVEYRVALAEDSGLPPASVDLVTVAQAAHWLDLERFYAEVRRIARPGAVLALISYGVLQVEGAPAPVVEQFYYRVLGPWWPAERRHVEEGYQSLPLPFAECRAPALAIEVQWPLAELLGYIDTWSAVRALEKARGRAPVERFAAELAAAWGDPGMPRTIRWPLALRVGRVSVP, translated from the coding sequence ATGACAGAACCCCGCGCCTTCAAGGATCACTTCTCCGCGGCCGCCGCCGGCTATGCCGCGCACCGGCCCCGCTATCCCGCCGCGCTGATCGACCATCTGGCCGGCCTCGCGCCGGCCACCGCCTGCGCCCTGGACTGCGGCTGCGGCACCGGCCAGCTCTCGGTACCGCTGGCCGGGCGCTTCGCCCGCGTGGTGGCGACCGATGCCAGTGCGGCGCAGATCGCCAATGCCGAGCCGCATCCGGGGGTGGAATACCGCGTCGCCCTGGCCGAGGACAGCGGCCTGCCGCCGGCCAGCGTCGATCTGGTCACGGTCGCCCAGGCCGCCCACTGGCTCGATCTCGAGCGCTTCTACGCCGAAGTGCGGCGGATCGCCCGGCCGGGTGCGGTGCTGGCGCTGATCAGCTACGGCGTGCTGCAAGTGGAAGGCGCGCCGGCGCCGGTGGTCGAGCAGTTCTATTACCGGGTGCTCGGCCCCTGGTGGCCGGCCGAGCGGCGCCACGTCGAGGAGGGCTACCAGAGCCTGCCCCTCCCCTTCGCGGAATGCCGGGCACCGGCGCTGGCGATCGAGGTGCAGTGGCCGCTGGCCGAGCTGCTCGGCTACATCGACACCTGGTCCGCCGTGCGCGCGCTGGAAAAGGCCCGGGGCCGCGCCCCGGTGGAGCGGTTCGCCGCCGAGCTGGCCGCCGCCTGGGGCGATCCCGGCATGCCCCGCACGATCCGCTGGCCGCTGGCGCTGCGCGTCGGCCGGGTCAGCGTGCCCTGA
- a CDS encoding OmpA family protein: protein MHKLATLSTVLALTVGLAACASKPSPNLEQARAAFTALQSNPRASQLAALETQDAAKQLKQAEDAYQSGASEGKVDQLSYLTQRRVEFAEQTILLRNAEQELQQASSKRAEARLQARDAQIRQLQEELQAKQTERGTLVTFGDVLFDYNRAELKPGGMRNVQKLADFLKANPQRQVIVEGYTDSTGSDAYNQTLSERRAEAVRIALIKLGVDPRRIAMQGYGKNYPVASNATPAGRAMNRRVEVTISDVDDRPVAPRTSMQ, encoded by the coding sequence ATGCACAAGCTCGCCACCCTGTCCACCGTGCTGGCACTGACCGTCGGCCTCGCCGCCTGCGCCAGCAAGCCGAGCCCCAACCTGGAACAGGCCCGTGCCGCCTTCACCGCCCTGCAGAGCAATCCGCGCGCCAGCCAGCTCGCCGCCCTGGAAACCCAGGATGCCGCCAAGCAGCTGAAGCAGGCCGAGGACGCCTACCAGAGCGGCGCCAGCGAAGGAAAGGTCGACCAGCTGTCCTACCTGACCCAGCGGCGCGTCGAGTTCGCCGAGCAGACCATCCTGCTGCGCAACGCCGAACAGGAGCTCCAGCAGGCCTCGTCCAAGCGCGCCGAAGCGCGCCTGCAGGCCCGCGACGCGCAGATCCGCCAGTTGCAGGAGGAGTTGCAGGCCAAGCAGACCGAGCGCGGCACCCTGGTGACCTTCGGCGACGTGCTGTTCGACTACAACCGCGCCGAGCTCAAGCCCGGCGGCATGCGCAACGTGCAGAAGCTGGCCGACTTCCTCAAGGCCAATCCGCAGCGCCAGGTGATCGTCGAGGGATATACCGACAGCACCGGCTCCGACGCCTACAACCAGACCCTCTCGGAGCGGCGCGCCGAGGCGGTGCGCATCGCCCTGATCAAGCTGGGCGTCGACCCGCGCCGCATCGCCATGCAGGGCTATGGCAAGAACTACCCGGTGGCCAGCAACGCCACCCCGGCCGGCCGTGCCATGAACCGGCGGGTGGAGGTGACCATCTCCGACGTGGACGACCGTCCGGTGGCGCCGCGCACCTCCATGCAATGA
- a CDS encoding DUF4398 domain-containing protein, producing the protein MKSNSDSGIISRRPLPGLAALTLGGLLLAGCAGNPPTEQFALTESSVKEAVSAGGTQYAPVEMRAAQEKWREAELAMQKKDYDRARLLAEQAEWDARVAGRKARAAKAQRTVEEMKKGVQELREEGMRSVQ; encoded by the coding sequence ATGAAGAGCAATTCCGATTCCGGCATCATCTCGCGCCGGCCACTTCCCGGGCTGGCGGCCCTGACCCTGGGCGGCCTGCTGCTGGCAGGCTGCGCGGGCAACCCGCCCACCGAACAGTTCGCCCTCACCGAATCGTCCGTCAAGGAAGCCGTGAGCGCCGGCGGCACGCAGTACGCCCCGGTGGAGATGCGTGCGGCACAGGAGAAATGGCGCGAGGCCGAGCTGGCCATGCAGAAGAAGGACTACGACCGGGCCCGCCTGCTCGCCGAGCAGGCCGAGTGGGACGCCCGCGTCGCCGGGCGCAAGGCCCGTGCCGCCAAGGCACAGCGAACCGTGGAGGAAATGAAGAAAGGCGTCCAGGAGCTGCGCGAGGAAGGCATGCGCTCCGTCCAGTGA
- a CDS encoding D-hexose-6-phosphate mutarotase, with protein MNEHFTAPQVERIEMGELPCWRIRTNTAELLVAEQGAQVLSYQRNDEQPLIWLSEQAEFRRGQSVRGGVPVCWPWFGDLARNPAGVRAMREGHGAAPAHGEVRGRDWQLQDIAKENGAVTLTFSLPQSASGELPDWPHALDLSLAIRLDERLDLRLTTHNRSNYRIALSQALHTYLAISDIREVSIEGLDGLRYIETLEDWDERLQHGILHFSGETDRIYLDTPPRLDLVDPRWKRRICLEASGSHSAIVWNPWIDKAARLSQFADDAWQRMLCIETANVLDDAVELAPEQSATLALSLWSEPL; from the coding sequence ATGAATGAACACTTCACTGCCCCCCAGGTCGAGCGGATCGAGATGGGCGAACTGCCCTGCTGGCGGATCAGGACCAACACGGCCGAACTGCTGGTCGCCGAACAGGGCGCCCAGGTGCTCAGCTACCAGCGCAACGACGAACAGCCGCTGATCTGGCTCAGCGAGCAGGCGGAGTTTCGCCGTGGTCAGTCGGTGCGCGGCGGGGTGCCGGTGTGCTGGCCCTGGTTCGGCGACCTGGCGCGCAATCCGGCCGGCGTGCGCGCCATGCGCGAAGGGCATGGCGCGGCGCCAGCCCACGGCGAGGTGCGCGGCCGCGACTGGCAGCTGCAGGACATCGCCAAGGAGAACGGCGCGGTGACCCTGACCTTCAGCCTGCCGCAGTCGGCCTCCGGCGAACTGCCCGACTGGCCCCATGCGCTCGACCTGAGCCTGGCCATCCGCCTCGACGAGCGCCTCGATCTCAGGCTGACCACCCACAATCGCAGCAACTACCGGATCGCCCTGAGCCAGGCGCTGCACACCTACCTGGCGATCAGCGACATCCGCGAGGTGAGCATCGAAGGCCTCGACGGCCTGCGCTACATCGAAACCCTGGAGGACTGGGACGAGCGCCTGCAGCACGGCATCCTGCACTTCAGCGGCGAGACCGACCGCATCTATCTGGACACCCCGCCGCGCCTCGACCTGGTCGACCCCCGCTGGAAGCGACGGATCTGCCTCGAAGCCAGCGGCTCGCACTCGGCCATCGTCTGGAACCCCTGGATCGACAAGGCCGCCCGCCTCTCGCAGTTCGCCGACGACGCCTGGCAGCGCATGCTCTGCATCGAGACGGCCAACGTGCTGGACGACGCCGTGGAGCTGGCGCCCGAGCAGAGCGCCACCCTGGCCCTCAGCCTGTGGAGCGAACCGCTCTGA
- a CDS encoding acyl-CoA thioesterase, with translation MTELEQDDPVPQGDLALQITALPRDANGFGDIYGGWLVAQMDLAGTATASRLAGGRVATVAIDRMAFMVPVAVGAQLSFYSKPLQQGRSSIQMLVEVWSDDPLSSEWRKVTEAVFVFVAIDGGGRTRAVPRR, from the coding sequence ATGACTGAACTCGAACAGGACGACCCGGTTCCCCAGGGCGATCTGGCCCTGCAGATCACCGCGCTGCCCCGCGACGCCAACGGCTTCGGCGACATCTATGGCGGCTGGCTGGTCGCCCAGATGGACCTAGCCGGCACCGCCACGGCCAGCCGGCTGGCCGGCGGGCGGGTGGCCACGGTGGCGATCGACCGCATGGCCTTCATGGTGCCGGTGGCGGTCGGCGCCCAGCTCTCCTTCTATAGCAAGCCCCTGCAGCAGGGTCGCAGCTCGATCCAGATGCTGGTCGAGGTCTGGAGCGACGACCCGCTGTCCAGCGAGTGGCGCAAGGTGACCGAGGCGGTGTTCGTCTTCGTCGCCATCGACGGCGGTGGCCGTACCCGCGCAGTGCCGCGCCGCTAG
- a CDS encoding PstS family phosphate ABC transporter substrate-binding protein: MKLKRLMAAMTFAAAGVATASAVAAVDPALSTYEKTSGVSGNLSSVGSDSLANLMTLWGEEFKRQYPNVNIQIQAAGSSTAPPALTEGTSNLGPMSRAMKDNELQAFEEKHGYKPTAVPVAIDALAVFVHKDNPIKSLDIAQVDAIFSSTRLCGGDKDIKTWGDLGLTGEWAAKPIQLFGRNSVSGTYGYFKEEALCKGDFKPNVNEQPGSASVVQSVSSTLNAIGYSGIGYKTSSVRAVPLSKKGGEPFEASEANALAGKFPLSRFFYVYVNKAPNKPLNPLEAQFVKMVLSRQGQEVVVKDGYIPLPKRVVEKTLKELGL, translated from the coding sequence ATGAAATTGAAGCGTTTGATGGCAGCCATGACTTTTGCCGCCGCTGGTGTGGCGACCGCGAGCGCGGTTGCCGCCGTCGACCCGGCTCTGTCGACCTACGAAAAGACCTCCGGCGTCTCCGGCAACCTGTCCAGCGTCGGCTCCGACTCCCTGGCCAATCTCATGACCTTGTGGGGCGAAGAGTTCAAGCGGCAGTATCCGAACGTCAACATCCAGATCCAGGCCGCCGGCTCCTCCACCGCGCCGCCGGCGCTCACCGAGGGCACCTCCAACCTCGGCCCGATGAGCCGCGCCATGAAGGACAACGAGCTGCAGGCCTTCGAAGAGAAGCACGGCTACAAGCCGACCGCCGTGCCGGTGGCCATCGACGCCCTGGCGGTGTTCGTGCACAAGGACAACCCGATCAAGTCCCTGGACATCGCCCAGGTCGACGCGATCTTCTCTAGCACCCGCCTGTGCGGCGGCGACAAGGACATCAAGACCTGGGGCGACCTGGGCCTGACCGGCGAGTGGGCGGCCAAGCCGATCCAGCTGTTCGGCCGCAACTCGGTGTCCGGCACCTACGGCTACTTCAAGGAAGAAGCCCTGTGCAAGGGCGACTTCAAGCCCAACGTCAACGAGCAGCCGGGCTCTGCCTCGGTGGTGCAGTCGGTGTCCAGCACCCTGAACGCCATTGGCTATTCCGGCATCGGCTACAAGACTTCCAGCGTGCGCGCCGTGCCGCTGTCGAAGAAGGGCGGCGAGCCCTTCGAGGCCAGCGAAGCCAACGCCCTGGCCGGCAAGTTCCCGCTGTCGCGCTTCTTCTACGTCTATGTGAACAAGGCGCCGAACAAGCCGCTGAATCCGCTGGAAGCGCAGTTCGTCAAGATGGTCCTGTCCAGGCAGGGACAGGAAGTGGTGGTCAAGGACGGCTACATTCCGTTGCCCAAGCGCGTCGTGGAAAAGACCCTGAAGGAGCTCGGCCTCTAA
- a CDS encoding ABC transporter permease subunit gives MTDMAKDLSAAAPQTSRLDFNTPALQRKRRRRALQDRLARWYVTVGGLAVLGAITLIFFYLAQVVLPMFQGAELSARGEPQRPAWLAEQGPALLMAVEEQNRVAMRLDARGQVSFFAADGGQPLDRVGLPIPEGAEIVSLGQDQPGSNRLVLGLSNGQALVFSHAYRVTYPDNRKTVTPRIEFPFGEAPIQLDPQGRPLHQVAMNVGSDGLLLAGSTGNQVLALELSREENLLTGEVALDERRLELPQLAEPVKALLIDPRQLWLYVISGRSTADVFDLRRQTLNGRYKLLADPQAEVTEVAALLGGLSLMVGDSRGGIQQWFMARGESGAELKNVRGFQLGDSPIVQILPEERRKGFLVLDAAGNLGVFHSTAHRTLLVEPVAKAGALAALSPRADQLLVESAGRLQGFELDNPHPEVSWSALWGKVWYESYDEPKYVWQSTSANSDFEPKLSLSPLAFGTLKAAFYAMLLAAPMAICAAIYTAYFMAPAMRTKVKPVIELMEALPTVILGFFAGLFLAPYVEAHLPGIFSLLLLTPLGILAAAYGWSRLPESIRLRVPDGWEAALLIPVILAVGALALGISGHLENWFFGGDMRLWLSNDLGIPFDQRNALVVGLAMGFAVIPNIYSIAEDAVFSVPKSLTLGSLALGATPWQTLTRVVILTASPGIFSALMIGMGRAVGETMIVLMATGNTPIMEANIFEGLRTLAANVAVEMPESEVGSTHYRVLFLAALVLLLFTFVMNTAAELIRTRLRKKYSSL, from the coding sequence ATGACCGACATGGCCAAAGACCTCTCCGCCGCCGCTCCCCAGACGTCGCGCCTGGATTTCAATACGCCCGCCCTGCAGCGCAAGCGCCGGCGACGCGCCCTGCAGGACCGTCTGGCGCGCTGGTACGTCACCGTGGGCGGGCTGGCGGTGCTGGGCGCCATCACCCTGATCTTCTTCTATCTGGCCCAGGTGGTCCTGCCGATGTTCCAGGGTGCCGAGCTGAGCGCGCGCGGCGAGCCGCAGCGGCCGGCCTGGCTGGCCGAGCAGGGGCCGGCCCTGCTGATGGCGGTCGAGGAGCAGAACCGGGTCGCCATGCGCCTGGACGCCCGCGGCCAGGTGTCGTTCTTCGCAGCGGACGGCGGGCAGCCGCTCGATCGGGTCGGGCTGCCGATTCCCGAGGGCGCCGAGATCGTTTCCCTGGGGCAGGACCAGCCGGGCAGCAACCGTCTGGTGCTGGGCCTTTCCAACGGCCAGGCGCTGGTGTTCAGCCATGCCTATCGGGTGACCTATCCGGACAACCGCAAGACCGTCACCCCGCGCATCGAGTTCCCGTTCGGCGAGGCGCCGATCCAGCTCGATCCGCAGGGCCGCCCGCTGCATCAGGTAGCGATGAACGTCGGCAGCGACGGGCTGCTGCTGGCCGGCTCGACCGGCAATCAGGTGCTGGCCCTGGAGCTGAGCCGCGAGGAAAACCTGCTGACCGGCGAGGTCGCCCTGGACGAGCGGCGCCTCGAACTGCCGCAGCTCGCCGAGCCGGTCAAGGCGCTCTTGATCGATCCGCGCCAGCTGTGGCTGTACGTGATCAGCGGGCGTTCCACCGCCGACGTGTTCGATCTGCGCCGGCAGACGCTGAACGGCCGCTACAAGCTGCTCGCCGATCCCCAGGCGGAAGTGACCGAGGTGGCGGCCCTGCTCGGCGGCCTCTCGCTGATGGTCGGCGATTCCAGGGGCGGCATCCAGCAGTGGTTCATGGCGCGCGGCGAAAGCGGCGCCGAACTGAAGAACGTCCGCGGCTTCCAGCTGGGCGACAGCCCCATCGTGCAGATTCTCCCGGAGGAGCGCCGCAAGGGTTTCCTCGTCCTGGATGCCGCCGGCAACCTGGGCGTGTTCCACAGCACCGCGCACCGTACCCTGCTCGTCGAGCCGGTCGCGAAGGCCGGCGCCCTGGCCGCCCTGTCGCCGCGCGCCGACCAACTGCTGGTCGAGTCTGCCGGCCGGCTGCAGGGCTTCGAACTGGACAACCCGCATCCGGAAGTCTCCTGGAGCGCCCTGTGGGGCAAGGTCTGGTACGAGAGCTATGACGAGCCCAAGTACGTCTGGCAGTCGACCTCCGCCAACTCCGACTTCGAGCCCAAGCTGAGTCTCTCGCCGCTCGCCTTCGGCACGCTCAAGGCGGCCTTCTACGCCATGCTGCTGGCCGCGCCCATGGCCATCTGCGCAGCCATCTACACCGCCTACTTCATGGCCCCGGCGATGCGCACCAAGGTCAAGCCGGTGATCGAGCTGATGGAGGCGCTGCCCACGGTGATCCTCGGCTTCTTCGCCGGCCTGTTCCTCGCCCCCTACGTCGAGGCCCACCTGCCGGGCATCTTCAGCCTGCTGCTGCTGACCCCGCTGGGCATCCTCGCCGCCGCCTACGGCTGGAGCCGCCTGCCGGAAAGCATCCGCCTGCGCGTGCCGGACGGCTGGGAGGCGGCCCTGCTGATCCCGGTGATCCTCGCCGTCGGCGCCCTGGCCCTGGGCATAAGCGGGCACCTGGAGAACTGGTTCTTCGGCGGCGACATGCGCCTGTGGCTGTCCAACGACCTGGGCATCCCGTTCGACCAGCGCAACGCCCTGGTGGTCGGCCTGGCGATGGGCTTCGCGGTGATCCCGAACATCTACTCGATCGCCGAGGATGCCGTGTTCAGCGTGCCCAAGAGCCTCACCCTGGGCTCCCTGGCGCTCGGCGCGACGCCCTGGCAGACCCTGACCCGGGTGGTCATCCTCACCGCCAGCCCGGGGATCTTCTCGGCGCTGATGATCGGCATGGGCCGCGCGGTCGGCGAGACCATGATCGTGCTGATGGCCACCGGCAACACGCCGATCATGGAGGCCAACATCTTCGAGGGCCTGCGCACCCTGGCGGCCAACGTCGCGGTAGAGATGCCCGAGTCGGAGGTCGGCAGCACCCATTACCGCGTGCTGTTCCTCGCCGCGCTGGTGCTGCTGCTGTTCACCTTCGTGATGAACACCGCGGCCGAACTGATCCGTACCCGCCTGCGCAAGAAATATTCGTCGCTCTGA
- the pstA gene encoding phosphate ABC transporter permease PstA → MKQQNLKTWFKSGSPWVWLTGGGVSIAVIMTIGLLALIAVRGLGHFWPADVLEADYRIPDQPARVLAGEVVEAEEVPRARLAASGLPVDADGGEFMTRELLKVGNRELYGADFSWVVGEWLANPRWPESLMVVERREWGNFYGYLLGVKESGRLVAEGEGAWEALQQRIERVAELHGQLARLEKKDIGRINHALERLRLKTRSLELDGRLDAAAQADLAAERAQWDAEYRELESRLIALQQEFNRDSMLVRTADGREQEISLGKVVRAYQPNAMGLGEKFGFYFAKLWEFVSDEPREANTEGGIFPAIFGTVLMTLIMAAIVTPFGVIAAVYLREYARQGPLTRVIRIAVNNLAGVPAIVYGVFGLGFFVYVLGGSIDRLFFPEAAPAPTFGTPGLLWASLTLAILTLPVVIVATEEGLARIPRALREGSLALGATKAETLWKVVIPMASPAMMTGLILAVARAAGEVAPLMLVGVVKLAPSLPLDGNYPYLHLDQKIMHLGFHIYDVGFQSPNVEAARPLVYATALLLVLVIALLNMSAVYIRNRLREKYKALEH, encoded by the coding sequence GTGAAACAGCAAAATCTGAAGACCTGGTTCAAGAGCGGCTCGCCCTGGGTATGGCTCACCGGCGGCGGCGTATCCATCGCCGTGATCATGACCATCGGCCTGCTGGCGCTGATCGCGGTGCGCGGCCTGGGCCACTTCTGGCCGGCCGACGTGCTGGAGGCCGACTACCGGATTCCCGACCAGCCGGCCCGGGTGCTCGCCGGCGAGGTGGTGGAGGCCGAGGAGGTGCCGCGCGCGCGGCTGGCCGCCAGCGGCCTGCCGGTGGACGCCGACGGCGGCGAGTTCATGACCCGCGAGCTGCTCAAGGTGGGCAACCGCGAGCTGTACGGCGCCGACTTCAGCTGGGTGGTCGGCGAATGGCTGGCCAATCCGCGCTGGCCGGAAAGCCTGATGGTGGTCGAGCGCCGCGAGTGGGGCAATTTCTACGGCTACCTGCTCGGCGTGAAGGAGAGCGGCCGGCTGGTGGCGGAGGGCGAGGGCGCCTGGGAGGCTTTGCAGCAGCGCATCGAGCGGGTCGCCGAGCTGCATGGGCAGCTGGCCCGCCTGGAGAAGAAGGATATCGGCCGCATCAACCACGCCCTCGAGCGACTGCGCCTGAAGACCCGCTCGCTGGAGCTCGACGGCCGGCTGGACGCCGCCGCCCAGGCCGACCTGGCCGCCGAGCGTGCCCAGTGGGATGCCGAATACCGGGAGCTGGAGAGCCGGCTGATCGCCCTGCAGCAGGAGTTCAACCGCGACAGCATGCTGGTGCGCACTGCCGACGGCCGCGAGCAGGAGATCAGCCTGGGCAAGGTGGTGCGCGCCTACCAGCCGAACGCCATGGGCCTCGGCGAGAAGTTCGGCTTCTACTTCGCCAAGCTCTGGGAGTTTGTCAGTGACGAGCCGCGCGAGGCCAACACCGAGGGCGGCATCTTCCCGGCGATCTTCGGCACTGTGCTGATGACCCTGATCATGGCTGCCATCGTCACCCCGTTCGGAGTGATCGCCGCCGTCTATCTGCGCGAATACGCCAGGCAGGGGCCGCTGACCCGGGTGATCCGCATCGCGGTGAACAACCTGGCCGGCGTGCCGGCGATCGTCTACGGCGTGTTCGGTCTCGGTTTCTTCGTCTACGTGCTGGGCGGCTCCATCGACCGCCTGTTCTTCCCCGAGGCCGCGCCGGCGCCGACCTTCGGCACCCCGGGCCTCTTGTGGGCCTCGCTGACCCTGGCGATCCTCACCCTGCCGGTGGTGATCGTCGCCACCGAGGAAGGCCTGGCGCGCATTCCGCGGGCCCTGCGCGAAGGCTCGCTGGCGCTCGGCGCGACCAAGGCGGAAACCCTCTGGAAGGTGGTGATCCCCATGGCAAGCCCGGCGATGATGACCGGCCTGATCCTCGCCGTGGCCCGCGCCGCCGGCGAGGTGGCGCCCTTGATGCTGGTCGGCGTGGTCAAGCTGGCGCCGAGCCTGCCGCTGGACGGCAACTATCCGTACCTGCACCTCGACCAGAAGATCATGCACCTGGGCTTCCACATCTACGACGTCGGCTTCCAGAGCCCCAACGTCGAGGCGGCCCGCCCGCTGGTGTACGCCACCGCGCTGCTGCTGGTGCTGGTGATCGCCCTGCTCAACATGAGTGCGGTGTACATCCGCAACCGCCTGCGCGAGAAGTACAAGGCGCTGGAACACTAA
- the pstB gene encoding phosphate ABC transporter ATP-binding protein PstB — protein sequence MRHESPSHGIDLGAIGRKKQTFDLASEPVALEVPGLSLFYGDKQALHDVRLNIPKHRVTAFIGPSGCGKSTLLRCFNRMNDLVDGCRIEGAINLDGQNIYRKGVDVAELRRRVGMVFQKPNPFPKSIYENVVYGLRIQGINKKRVLDEAVEWALKGAALWDEVKDRLHDSALGLSGGQQQRLIIARTIAVEPEVLLLDEPCSALDPISTLKVEELIFELKSKYTIVIVTHNMQQAARVSDYTAFMYMGKLIEYGDTDTLFTNPAQKQTEDYITGRYG from the coding sequence ATGCGACACGAATCCCCCAGCCATGGCATCGACCTCGGTGCCATCGGCCGCAAGAAGCAGACCTTTGACCTCGCCAGCGAGCCGGTGGCCCTCGAGGTGCCCGGCCTCAGCCTGTTCTACGGCGACAAGCAGGCGCTGCACGACGTCCGGCTGAACATCCCGAAGCACCGCGTGACCGCCTTCATTGGTCCGAGCGGCTGCGGCAAGTCGACCCTGCTGCGCTGCTTCAACCGGATGAACGATCTGGTGGACGGCTGCCGGATCGAGGGCGCGATCAATCTCGACGGACAGAACATCTACCGCAAGGGCGTCGACGTCGCCGAGCTGCGCCGGCGGGTCGGCATGGTGTTCCAGAAGCCCAACCCCTTCCCCAAGAGCATCTACGAGAACGTGGTCTACGGCCTGCGCATCCAGGGCATCAACAAGAAGCGCGTGCTCGACGAGGCGGTGGAGTGGGCGCTCAAGGGCGCCGCGCTGTGGGACGAGGTCAAGGACCGCCTGCACGACTCCGCCCTCGGCCTCTCCGGCGGCCAGCAGCAGCGCCTGATCATCGCCCGCACCATCGCGGTCGAGCCGGAAGTGCTGCTGCTCGACGAGCCCTGCTCGGCACTCGACCCGATCTCCACCCTCAAGGTCGAGGAGCTGATCTTCGAGCTGAAGTCCAAGTACACCATCGTCATCGTCACCCACAACATGCAGCAGGCCGCGCGGGTATCCGACTACACCGCGTTCATGTACATGGGCAAGCTGATCGAGTACGGCGACACCGATACCCTGTTCACCAACCCGGCGCAAAAGCAGACCGAGGACTACATCACCGGCCGTTATGGCTAG
- the phoU gene encoding phosphate signaling complex protein PhoU: protein MIDKDNISLHISQQFNAELEDVRSHLLAMGGLVEKQVNDAVTALIEADSGLAVQVREIDSQTNQMERSIDEECIRILARRQPAASDLRLIISISKSVIDLERIGDEATKIAKRAILLCEEGESPRGYVEIRHIGEQVRRMVQEALDAFARFDADLALSVAQYDKTVDREYKTALRELVTYMMEDPRSISRVLNVIWVLRSLERIGDHARNIAELVIYLVRGTDVRHTGLARKKPAGEEGSGETPARD, encoded by the coding sequence ATGATCGACAAAGACAATATATCCCTGCATATCTCCCAGCAGTTCAACGCCGAGCTGGAGGACGTGCGCAGCCACCTGCTGGCCATGGGCGGCCTGGTCGAGAAGCAGGTCAACGACGCGGTCACCGCCCTGATCGAGGCCGACTCTGGACTCGCCGTCCAGGTGCGCGAGATCGACAGCCAGACCAACCAGATGGAGCGCAGCATCGACGAGGAGTGCATCCGCATCCTCGCCCGCCGCCAGCCGGCGGCCTCCGACCTGCGGCTGATCATCAGCATCTCCAAGTCGGTGATCGACCTCGAGCGGATCGGCGACGAGGCCACCAAGATCGCCAAGCGCGCCATCCTGCTCTGCGAGGAGGGGGAATCGCCGCGCGGCTACGTGGAGATCCGCCACATCGGCGAGCAGGTACGCAGGATGGTCCAGGAGGCGCTCGACGCCTTCGCCCGCTTCGACGCCGATCTGGCGCTGTCGGTGGCGCAGTACGACAAGACCGTCGACCGCGAGTACAAGACCGCCCTGCGCGAGCTGGTCACCTACATGATGGAGGACCCGCGCTCGATCTCCCGGGTGCTGAACGTCATCTGGGTCCTGCGCTCCCTGGAGCGGATCGGCGATCATGCACGCAACATCGCCGAACTGGTGATCTACCTGGTGCGCGGCACCGATGTGCGGCATACCGGGCTGGCCCGCAAGAAGCCGGCCGGGGAGGAGGGCAGCGGCGAAACGCCTGCCCGTGACTGA